A stretch of Camelina sativa cultivar DH55 chromosome 18, Cs, whole genome shotgun sequence DNA encodes these proteins:
- the LOC104761532 gene encoding GDP-L-galactose phosphorylase 2-like produces MLLKIKRVPTVVSNYQKDETVEEGGCGRNCLSKCCIDGATLPLYTCKNLNKSIGEKSEAPVKFLESLVLGEWEDRFQRGLFRYDVTACETKVIPGKYGFIAQLNEGRHLKKRPSEFRVDKVLQPFDGNKFNFTKVGQEELLFQFEASSDDSRIQSFPCIPLEADSPSVVAINVSPIEYGHVLLIPRVLDCLPQRIDHKSLLLALQMATEAANPYFRLGYNSLGAFATINHLHFQAYYLTMQFPIEKASSLKITSTNDGVKISKLLNYPVRGLLFEGGNSIKDLSDTVSDASVCLQNNNIPFNILISDSGRQIFLLPQCYAEKQALGEICSKLLDTQVNPAVWEMSGHMVLKRKEDYEEASEEKAWRLLAEVSLSEERFKEVNTMIFEAIGLSSHEVAEEEEEEQSSMNNGFIRVHCPSVKDEEACI; encoded by the exons ATGTTGTTGAAGATCAAAAGAGTTCCAACGGTTGTGTCGAATTATCAGAAAGATGAGACTGTGGAGGAAGGTGGATGTGGTCGGAACTGCTTGAGCAAGTGTTGTATCGATG ggGCAACACTTCCTTTGTATACCTGCAAGAATCTTAATAAATCCATCGGAGAGAAGTCAGAAGCTCCGGTGAAGTTCCTCGAGTCCCTTGTTCTTGGAGAG TGGGAAGATCGTTTCCAAAGAGGGCTTTTTCGCTATGATGTCACTGCCTGCGAAACCAAG GTTATACCGGGGAAGTATGGTTTCATTGCGCAACTAAACGAAGGTCGTCATCTCAAGAAGAGACCAAGCGAGTTCCGTGTTGATAAAGTTCTTCAACCATTTGatggaaacaaattcaatttcaCTAAAGTTGGTCAAGAAGAGTTGCTTTTCCAGTTTGAAGCTAGCAGTGATGATAGCAGAATCCAATCTTTCCCATGTATACCTCTAGAAGCAGATTCTCCAAGCGTTGTTGCAATCAAT GTGAGTCCGATTGAGTATGGACATGTATTGCTGATTCCTCGTGTTCTTGATTGCTTGCCTCAGAGGATTGATCACAAAAGCCTTCTGCTTGCTCTTCAAATGGCTACTGAAGCCGCTAATCCGTATTTCCGACTTGGATACAACAGTTTAGGCGCATTTGCTACTATCAACCATCTTCACTTTCAG GCTTACTATCTGACAATGCAATTCCCGATCGAGAAAGCTTCTTCCTTGAAGATCACTAGCACCAATGATGGCgtcaaaatctcaaaactctTGAATTACCCTGTGAGAGGTCTTCTCTTTGAAGGGGGAAACTCCATTAAAGATCTCTCTGACACTGTATCAGATGCATCCGTTTGTCTTCAGAACAACAACATTCCTTTCAACATTCTCATCTCTGATTCTGGAAGACAGATCTTCCTTCTCCCTCAG TGCTACGCAGAGAAACAAGCTCTAGGGGAAATCTGCTCGAAGTTATTGGATACGCAAGTGAATCCAGCGGTTTGGGAGATGAGTGGACACATGGTGTTGAAGAGGAAAGAAGACTACGAAGAAGCATCAGAAGAGAAAGCATGGAGGTTACTAGCTGAAGTTTCTTTATCAGAAGAGAGATTCAAAGAAGTAAACACTATGATCTTTGAGGCAATCGGTTTAAGTAGTCATGAAgtagctgaagaagaagaagaagagcagagTTCGATGAATAATGGCTTCATAAGAGTGCATTGTCCTTCAGTGAAAGACGAAGAGGCTTGTATCTAA
- the LOC104761533 gene encoding uncharacterized protein LOC104761533 encodes MKKGLHPQMQWISYVTQSGRLMHVMMTRIHHVGKVYHFGAKRQMAQSIGQIAKFKRRFNEQEAEAAEENNNENQKK; translated from the coding sequence ATGAAGAAAGGATTGCACCCACAGATgcaatggatctcttatgtaACACAGAGCGGTAGATTGATGCACGTGATGATGACAAGAATCCACCATGTTGGCAAAGTCTATCACTTTGGAGCTAAGCGTCAAATGGCTCAAAGCATTGGTCAGATTGCCAAGTTCAAGCGTAGGTTTAACGAGCAAGAGGCAGAAGCAGCCGAAGAGAACAACAACGAGAACCAGAAGAAGTAG
- the LOC104761534 gene encoding adenylyltransferase and sulfurtransferase MOCS3, whose amino-acid sequence MESNGGDSSEIVRELKELKLKKAELEQRILTLEAKLQDTAAVERCDAVSNGFCYPTAPELEHGLSPDQIYRYSRQLLLPSFAVEGQSNLLKSSVLVIGAGGLGSPALLYLAACGVGRLGIIDHDVVELNNMHRQIIHTEAFIGHPKVKSAAAACRSINSTIQIDEYVEALRTSNALEILSQYDIIVDATDNPPSRYMISDCCVLLGKPLVSGAALGMDGQLTVYNHNGGPCYRCLFPTPPPSTACQRCSDSGVLGVVPGVIGCLQALETIKLASMVGDPLTERMLLFDALSARIRIVKIRGRSSQCTVCGDNSSFDKQKFKDFDYEDFTQFPLFAGPLNLLPAESRISSKEFKEILQKKERHILLDVRPSHHYKIVSLPESLNIPLANLDARLNELTSALKEKEDGHVKTGSCTNPSVYVVCRRGNDSQRAVQYLRDSGFSSAKDIIGGLEAWAADVNPNFPTY is encoded by the exons ATGGAGTCGAACGGTGGAGATTCGTCGGAAATCGTCCGGGAACTGAAAGAGTTAAAGCTCAAGAAGGCCGAACTAGAGCAACGTATATTGACCCTCGAGGCAAAGCTCCAGGATACGGCGGCGGTTGAACGATGCGACGCCGTTTCTAATGGTTTTTGTTATCCAACGGCGCCGGAGCTTGAACACGGGTTGTCTCCGGATCAGATTTACCGCTATAGTCGCCAACTATTACTTCCTTCTTTTGCTGTTGAAG GGCAGTCAAATCTTTTGAAGTCTTCGGTATTAGTTATTGGAGCTGGAGGACTGGGTTCACCTGCCTTATTGTATCTTGCAGCATGTGGTGTTG GTCGTTTGGGTATTATCGATCATGATGTTGTAGAGCTCAACAATATGCATAGGCAG ATTATACACACAGAAGCATTCATTGGTCATCCCAAAGTGAaatctgctgctgctgcttgtCGCTC AATAAATTCGACGATCCAAATTGATGAATATGTGGAAGCTCTTCGCACATCCAATGCTTTGGAAATCCTCAGCCA ATATGATATCATAGTAGATGCGACCGATAATCCTCCAAGCCGTTACATGATCAGCGATTGTTGTGTCCTGTTAGGGAAG CCTTTGGTGTCAGGTGCTGCACTTGGGATGGACGGGCAG CTTACGGTCTATAATCACAACGGAGGCCCGTGCTACCGGTGTCTTTTTCCCACTCCTCCACCTTCCACAGCGTGCCAAAGATGTTCTGATAGTGGAGTTCTTGGAGTAG TTCCGGGTGTTATCGGTTGTTTACAAGCGTTAGAGACAATTAAACTCGCGAGCATGGTAGGCGACCCACTCACTGAACGGATGCTTCTTTTTGATGCATTATCAGCAAGGATCCGCATT GTCAAGATCAGAGGCAGGTCCTCCCAATGCACAGTTTGTGGAGACAATTCATCTTTTGATAAGCAAAAGTTCAAAGATTTTGACTATGAGGACTTCACCCAATTTCCTTTATTTGCG GGCCCGTTGAACCTGCTTCCTGCAGAATCAAGAATTAGTAGCAAGGAGTTCAAAGAAATCCTTCAAAAGAAGGAACGCCATATACTTCTCGATGTTCGACCTTCTCATCACTATAAGATTGTCTCTCTCCCGGAATCACTCAACATCCCTCTTGCAAACTTAGATGCTCGGTTAAACGAGCTTACTTCAGCtcttaaagaaaaggaagatgGTCATGTTAAAACTGGATCTTGCACAAATCCTAGTGTCTACGTTGTTTGCAGACGCGGGAATGATTCACAGAGAGCTGTTCAGTATCTTCGTGATTCGGGTTTCAGTTCAGCTAAGGATATAATTGGAGGACTGGAAGCTTGGGCAGCCGATGTCAACCCCAACTTTCCCACTTATTAG